One Candidatus Eisenbacteria bacterium genomic window carries:
- a CDS encoding PEP-CTERM sorting domain-containing protein, with protein sequence MRPTYRAVVLVVAALATGTMTAGATQLFLDDWGISYGQWTPNGNAPENVTWVLDDWVGGGDGFLDPGYGGQEYDVEATYLAYDNSFAYIGIVTGFPLAGRTGWNGYYYQHFAAGDIGIDMNDDDVYDYAVDTSAGGALRWGDLVWQDPHLAGQPAWGGAADPLLVTAWQNSSPIEAFRYGAFDGRYSIEAIIDREALGFLNESMMIHWTMGCGNDLAEVDMAVTPVPEPATLMLLGGGLMLSGIAARSR encoded by the coding sequence ATGAGACCCACATACCGAGCGGTTGTTCTTGTTGTCGCTGCCCTGGCGACCGGCACCATGACCGCCGGAGCGACACAGCTCTTCCTCGATGACTGGGGCATCTCGTACGGGCAATGGACCCCCAACGGCAACGCGCCGGAGAACGTGACCTGGGTGCTCGATGACTGGGTCGGAGGCGGAGATGGCTTCCTGGATCCTGGTTACGGCGGCCAGGAGTACGACGTCGAGGCCACCTATCTCGCATATGACAATTCATTTGCCTATATCGGGATCGTGACGGGCTTCCCGCTTGCCGGGCGCACCGGATGGAACGGCTACTACTACCAGCACTTCGCGGCTGGAGACATCGGGATCGACATGAACGACGACGATGTCTATGACTACGCCGTCGACACGAGCGCGGGCGGCGCGCTCCGTTGGGGTGACCTCGTGTGGCAGGATCCGCATCTTGCCGGCCAGCCCGCGTGGGGCGGCGCGGCCGATCCGCTCCTGGTCACGGCTTGGCAGAACAGCTCTCCGATCGAGGCCTTCCGTTATGGCGCGTTCGACGGGCGCTACTCGATCGAGGCGATCATCGATCGCGAGGCGCTGGGGTTCCTAAACGAGTCGATGATGATCCACTGGACCATGGGATGCGGCAACGACCTGGCGGAGGTCGACATGGCCGTCACCCCCGTTCCCGAGCCCGCGACCCTGATGCTGCTTGGCGGCGGGCTGATGCTGAGCGGCATCGCCGCGCGGTCGCG